The Caulifigura coniformis genome includes a region encoding these proteins:
- a CDS encoding (Fe-S)-binding protein, producing MSTPTAVPPAQLVPLESPRLGSTIDYEKFLDCVHCGLCTASCPTYLETANENDSPRGRIYLMRAVTDGRLEMSPQVSRHLELCLDCRSCETACPSGVQYGRLIEPFRVQMQQQGAAGKPTKPGWFQKYILYGMFPYPRRLRAALWPARVMQTLGVDRLAEKMGLLKLLPEKLQRMQNLLPPLQPRGPALPEFLPAIGTRRARVGLFTGCVADAMFHHVHWATARVLQHNGCDVYTPQTQACCGAIHYHSGASEPAIDLARTNAKAFSRDDLDAVIVNVAGCGSMLKDYGHVAHEVLPGDAALGSQLTAFASKIRDVNEFLAQLGPVPPKHAVPIRATYHDACHLVHAQRIREQPRRLLEMIPGLTLVPLAESDICCGAAGSYNLTEPEMADRLGQRKLKNILATNADAVISANAGCTLQMLSQLRSAGRDIPVLHPMELLDRAYQGPDAKS from the coding sequence ATGTCCACTCCGACCGCGGTCCCTCCCGCTCAACTCGTCCCGCTGGAATCTCCGCGGCTCGGGTCGACGATCGACTACGAGAAGTTTCTCGACTGCGTGCACTGCGGGCTCTGCACGGCCTCCTGCCCAACCTACCTCGAGACGGCCAACGAAAATGACAGCCCGCGCGGACGCATCTATCTGATGCGGGCCGTGACGGATGGACGGCTCGAAATGAGCCCGCAGGTCTCCCGCCATCTCGAACTCTGCCTCGATTGCCGCAGCTGCGAGACGGCATGCCCTTCGGGAGTTCAGTACGGCCGGCTGATCGAGCCGTTCCGCGTCCAGATGCAGCAGCAGGGGGCGGCCGGGAAACCAACGAAGCCTGGATGGTTCCAGAAGTACATCCTGTACGGGATGTTCCCCTATCCCCGACGCTTGCGGGCAGCCCTCTGGCCCGCGCGTGTCATGCAGACCCTGGGCGTCGACCGACTGGCCGAAAAAATGGGGCTGTTGAAGCTCCTGCCGGAAAAACTGCAGCGGATGCAGAACCTGCTCCCGCCCCTGCAGCCGCGCGGGCCGGCCCTGCCGGAATTCCTTCCGGCCATCGGAACCAGACGGGCCCGCGTTGGCCTGTTCACCGGCTGCGTTGCGGATGCGATGTTCCACCACGTCCACTGGGCGACCGCCCGCGTCCTGCAGCACAACGGCTGCGACGTCTACACGCCGCAGACCCAGGCCTGCTGCGGTGCGATTCACTATCACAGCGGAGCCAGCGAACCGGCCATCGATCTCGCCCGCACGAATGCGAAAGCGTTCTCCCGGGATGACCTGGACGCCGTCATCGTCAACGTGGCCGGCTGCGGCTCGATGCTCAAGGACTACGGCCACGTCGCCCATGAAGTGCTGCCGGGTGACGCTGCACTTGGCAGTCAACTGACGGCGTTCGCGTCAAAGATCCGGGACGTCAACGAATTCCTGGCGCAGCTGGGGCCCGTCCCCCCGAAACATGCGGTCCCGATCCGCGCGACCTACCACGACGCGTGTCACCTGGTGCACGCCCAGCGGATCCGCGAGCAACCTCGCAGGCTGCTCGAAATGATTCCGGGACTGACGCTCGTCCCCCTCGCGGAAAGCGACATCTGCTGCGGGGCCGCCGGCAGCTACAACCTGACCGAGCCTGAAATGGCCGATCGACTCGGTCAGCGGAAACTGAAAAACATCCTCGCGACGAACGCGGATGCCGTCATCAGCGCCAACGCCGGGTGCACCCTGCAGATGCTTTCTCAACTTCGCAGCGCCGGACGCGATATCCCGGTGCTGCATCCCATGGAACTTCTCGACCGGGCCTATCAGGGCCCTGATGCCAAGTCATGA
- a CDS encoding N-acetylglucosamine-6-phosphate deacetylase — protein MTSFTARRYDSGEPVRIALQNGRITDVEPIWTREPLEDWPWVAPAFFDLQINGYGGVWFADEKLTVEQVLEVLAGYRTHGVGRLFPTLITSSRKALEHGFRTVRAACEKEAWADRMVAGCHLEGPYISDQDGPRGAHPVQHVRPCDWSEFEALNAASGGRIRLVTVAAEAVGAAEFIRRASDAGILVALGHQAADAAQIRAAVDAGARLSTHLGNGAAGMLKRHPNFLWDQLADDRLIPSVISDGHHLPDAVLKTFVAAKSPERVVITCDASGLAGMPPGVYPTAFGPFEVVDDGRIVVAGQRTLLAGSALTTEVCVGHMVKATGVTLGQACDMAGRIPLRLCGLDAPRLIAGAAADLVLFGFEAGAGKLTIDKLMTA, from the coding sequence ATGACGTCGTTCACTGCCCGCCGATACGATTCCGGAGAACCTGTTCGAATCGCCCTTCAGAATGGCCGCATCACGGATGTCGAGCCAATCTGGACCCGCGAACCGCTGGAGGACTGGCCCTGGGTCGCCCCGGCCTTCTTCGACCTCCAGATCAACGGCTACGGCGGAGTCTGGTTCGCCGACGAGAAACTGACCGTCGAACAGGTCCTGGAAGTCCTCGCCGGCTACCGGACTCATGGCGTCGGACGCCTGTTTCCAACGTTGATCACCAGCTCGCGCAAAGCACTCGAACACGGGTTTCGCACCGTGCGGGCGGCGTGTGAAAAGGAAGCGTGGGCGGACCGCATGGTGGCCGGCTGCCATCTGGAAGGCCCCTATATCTCCGATCAGGACGGCCCGCGCGGGGCGCATCCCGTGCAACATGTCCGCCCCTGCGACTGGTCGGAATTTGAAGCACTGAATGCCGCGTCGGGCGGACGGATTCGACTTGTCACGGTGGCGGCGGAGGCCGTGGGCGCCGCGGAGTTCATTCGACGCGCCTCGGACGCCGGAATTCTTGTGGCGCTCGGCCACCAGGCGGCCGATGCGGCGCAGATCCGGGCAGCAGTCGACGCCGGGGCCCGGCTGAGCACCCACCTGGGCAACGGTGCTGCCGGAATGCTCAAGCGACATCCCAATTTTCTCTGGGACCAGCTGGCGGACGATCGCCTGATTCCAAGCGTGATCTCAGACGGCCATCATCTTCCTGATGCGGTGCTGAAGACGTTTGTGGCCGCGAAGTCCCCGGAACGCGTCGTCATTACCTGCGACGCATCTGGCCTCGCCGGAATGCCGCCCGGAGTTTATCCGACCGCGTTCGGACCGTTTGAAGTCGTCGATGACGGCCGGATCGTCGTGGCCGGTCAGCGAACGTTGCTGGCGGGATCGGCCCTGACCACGGAGGTCTGCGTGGGCCACATGGTGAAGGCGACAGGCGTGACGCTCGGGCAGGCCTGTGACATGGCGGGGCGCATCCCGCTGCGGCTGTGCGGACTGGACGCGCCCCGGCTGATCGCGGGAGCGGCAGCCGACCTGGTGCTGTTCGGGTTTGAGGCCGGGGCAGGGAAGTTGACGATCGACAAGCTGATGACGGCTTGA
- the hrpA gene encoding ATP-dependent RNA helicase HrpA, translating to MSSSSPAPDPSTGEDRAPTAGELTAKIDQAMQADRHRLRQMLRRFPRGKAPDRKSFESFERLLKSSTDRADERRRRHPALGEPARLTFDDPLPICERIDEIAAAIQSHQVVVVAGETGSGKSTQLPKICLKLGRGVFGMIGHTQPRRIAARSVAARVAEELGTRVGEGVGFKVRFTDAVTPKTHVKVMTDGILLAELQSDRYLDAYDTIIIDEAHERSLNIDLILGQLHRLLKKRPDLRVIITSATIDAARFAAFFDSPDGRVDEDELARRIAAKSDPTAAQDGADSCALPSEDEHPAPTTLPPGPETLPRGTSTGAAPVIEVSGRTYPVETRYRPLSEDGDADLNSEIANAIVEVMSEGPGDVLTFLATERDIREVAEVLRGRLKQFGPAFRSEILPLYGRLSEQDQQKVFQPHGGQRVVLATNVAESSLTVPGIRYVVDTGTVRLSRFAPQSKVQRLPIEPISRASADQRKGRCGRIGPGICVRLFSREDFESRDAYTQPEILRTNLAAAVLQTISYGLGDLNSMPLIDRPQPGAVRAGVNTLLELGAIRDCEGKQSLTETGRLLTKLPVDPRIGRMIAAAHDEHCLSDILIIASALEVRDPRDRPAEKQQAADEAHKQFAVEGSDFLSLLKLWDIYQDWADKLSNSRLRKACQQNFVSFARMREWRDLHRQLARLVTGAGLKTGPRHGDADAIHRALLAGLLSNIAVRGDSNEYSGAGDQSFFLWPGSAAAGKKPKWIVAAELVETTRRFARTVGPINPDWLERVGAHLVKRSYSEPHWDRKTAQTMAFEKVTLYGLPVVPRRRCRYAPVDPAKSREMFIQHALIEGDWDSNAKFVRHNIALKEELSGWQAKLRQTQIFASEEMQFRFFDERLPGDVTDGPRFEQWRKQAEQQAPELLFLTKAVLLADPSVVLDQKLFPDTVAIGASNATVEYKLDPSSPTDGVTVVVPARAAAHLDASRLGWLVPGMLQEKVESLLKALPKEHRRLFLPIQETAAKVAAALDLQKGDLEGQMSAALRRIGGEHVPVDLLTSARIPDHLQVKVRVVDDKGETVAAGADVERIKRELHGRHVAKLEETEAAARWARTGLTDWTIGELPASVDVGEGTRAFPMLFDEGSSVGLKLSHSAEIAERNTRRALVRLFGLLESKKISQQVQHLPRIEPWSMQGASILAAVDTLGGAAPSSTPKGFIGAFRSQVGGRIAERATAHLKEIPRDEAAFRRFMKQASNQMSVAVLETGELLEPLLPRARDAQKIVSQSLQAALEVSHRDSLSQWLQLFRPGFLSETPWESLQSYPRYLDAFSTRWKKLKEGGLARDRELTAKVALFWNKYVDIVSKRPTLRTAFEPVRWLIEEYRVSLWAQQLRTAQPVSEKRLRDAWEAAINEVKSGA from the coding sequence TCGACCCAGCTGCCGAAGATCTGCCTGAAGCTGGGACGCGGCGTGTTCGGAATGATCGGCCACACCCAACCTCGCCGGATCGCCGCCCGCTCGGTCGCTGCCCGCGTGGCGGAAGAACTCGGAACCCGCGTCGGCGAAGGGGTCGGCTTCAAGGTCCGTTTCACCGACGCCGTGACACCGAAGACGCACGTCAAGGTGATGACGGACGGGATCCTGCTGGCGGAACTGCAGAGCGACCGGTATCTCGATGCCTACGACACGATCATCATTGATGAGGCGCATGAGCGCTCGCTGAACATCGACCTGATCCTCGGCCAGCTCCACCGCCTGCTGAAGAAGCGTCCCGACCTGCGTGTGATCATCACCTCGGCCACCATTGACGCCGCCCGATTCGCGGCGTTCTTTGATTCACCCGATGGGCGAGTCGATGAGGACGAACTGGCCCGGCGAATCGCCGCGAAATCGGATCCCACGGCAGCGCAGGACGGCGCAGACTCCTGTGCGCTGCCTTCGGAAGACGAACATCCAGCGCCCACGACGCTTCCTCCGGGGCCGGAGACGCTGCCCCGTGGCACCTCCACCGGTGCCGCACCCGTCATTGAAGTCTCTGGCCGCACGTATCCTGTCGAGACCCGATATCGCCCTCTGTCTGAGGATGGAGACGCCGACCTCAACAGCGAAATCGCCAATGCCATCGTCGAGGTGATGAGCGAAGGCCCGGGAGACGTGCTCACATTCCTTGCCACCGAACGCGACATTCGCGAAGTGGCCGAAGTTCTGCGGGGACGGCTCAAACAGTTCGGACCGGCATTCCGGTCGGAAATTCTGCCGCTGTATGGACGCCTTTCGGAGCAGGACCAGCAGAAGGTCTTCCAGCCTCACGGCGGTCAGCGGGTCGTCCTGGCAACGAACGTCGCCGAGTCGTCGCTGACGGTGCCCGGCATCCGGTATGTCGTCGACACCGGAACCGTTCGGCTGAGTCGCTTTGCTCCGCAGTCGAAGGTGCAGCGGCTGCCGATCGAGCCGATTTCCCGGGCGTCGGCCGACCAGCGGAAGGGACGCTGCGGACGGATCGGTCCGGGCATCTGCGTGCGCCTTTTCAGCCGGGAGGATTTCGAATCGCGGGATGCATATACGCAGCCGGAGATCCTGAGGACGAACCTCGCGGCCGCCGTGCTGCAGACGATCTCCTATGGGCTTGGCGATCTGAACAGTATGCCGCTGATCGACCGTCCGCAGCCGGGAGCCGTTCGGGCGGGCGTCAACACGTTGCTCGAACTCGGGGCGATCCGCGACTGCGAGGGAAAACAATCCCTCACGGAAACGGGACGACTGCTGACGAAGCTTCCCGTCGATCCGAGAATCGGACGAATGATCGCAGCCGCGCATGATGAGCACTGCCTGTCGGACATTCTGATCATCGCTTCGGCCCTTGAGGTGCGTGATCCACGTGATCGGCCGGCAGAGAAACAGCAGGCGGCCGATGAGGCCCACAAGCAGTTCGCCGTCGAAGGCTCCGACTTCCTGTCACTGCTCAAGTTGTGGGACATCTACCAGGACTGGGCCGACAAGCTTTCGAACTCCAGGCTGCGGAAGGCGTGCCAGCAGAACTTCGTGTCCTTCGCGCGGATGCGGGAATGGCGAGACCTGCACCGGCAGCTCGCACGTCTTGTCACCGGCGCCGGCCTGAAGACCGGCCCCCGGCATGGCGATGCAGACGCCATTCATCGCGCGCTGCTCGCAGGGCTGCTTTCCAATATCGCCGTTCGAGGTGATTCCAACGAGTACTCCGGTGCGGGAGACCAGTCGTTCTTCCTGTGGCCCGGGTCCGCCGCGGCCGGCAAGAAGCCCAAGTGGATCGTAGCGGCCGAACTGGTCGAGACGACCCGGCGGTTCGCGCGGACGGTCGGTCCGATCAATCCGGACTGGCTGGAGAGAGTCGGCGCGCACCTCGTGAAGCGGTCCTATTCCGAGCCACACTGGGACCGAAAGACAGCCCAGACGATGGCCTTCGAGAAGGTCACGTTGTACGGGCTGCCCGTGGTGCCCCGGCGACGCTGCCGCTATGCGCCGGTCGACCCGGCCAAATCGCGGGAGATGTTCATCCAGCATGCCCTGATCGAAGGTGACTGGGATTCGAACGCGAAGTTCGTTCGTCATAACATCGCGCTCAAGGAAGAACTCAGCGGATGGCAGGCGAAGCTGCGACAAACCCAGATCTTTGCATCCGAGGAGATGCAGTTCCGGTTCTTCGACGAGCGTCTCCCCGGCGACGTGACCGATGGTCCGCGGTTCGAGCAGTGGCGCAAACAGGCCGAGCAGCAGGCCCCCGAACTGCTGTTCCTGACAAAAGCGGTTCTGCTCGCCGATCCGAGCGTCGTCCTGGACCAGAAGTTGTTCCCCGACACCGTCGCGATCGGCGCCTCAAACGCCACGGTCGAGTACAAGCTCGATCCCTCGAGTCCAACGGACGGCGTGACGGTCGTCGTCCCCGCCCGCGCGGCGGCCCATCTCGACGCCTCCAGGCTCGGCTGGCTCGTTCCCGGCATGCTCCAGGAGAAAGTTGAGTCGCTCCTGAAGGCACTTCCGAAGGAACATCGGCGACTGTTCCTCCCGATCCAGGAAACGGCCGCGAAAGTCGCGGCGGCGCTTGATCTCCAGAAAGGGGATCTCGAAGGACAGATGTCAGCCGCGCTGCGGAGGATTGGCGGCGAGCATGTGCCGGTCGACCTGCTGACTTCTGCACGGATTCCCGACCACCTGCAGGTGAAGGTTCGCGTCGTCGATGACAAAGGGGAGACGGTCGCCGCGGGCGCTGATGTCGAAAGGATCAAGCGCGAGCTCCACGGCCGCCACGTCGCGAAGCTGGAAGAGACGGAAGCCGCCGCACGCTGGGCCAGGACCGGCCTGACGGACTGGACGATTGGCGAACTGCCGGCCTCGGTCGACGTGGGCGAAGGGACACGCGCGTTCCCGATGCTCTTCGATGAAGGCTCATCCGTCGGACTGAAGCTCTCCCACAGCGCTGAGATCGCGGAACGGAACACGCGCCGCGCGCTGGTGCGTCTCTTCGGCCTGTTGGAATCGAAGAAGATCAGCCAGCAGGTGCAGCATCTCCCGCGCATCGAACCGTGGTCGATGCAGGGGGCAAGCATCCTCGCAGCGGTCGACACACTGGGAGGGGCCGCACCGAGTTCTACTCCGAAGGGATTCATTGGCGCCTTCCGGTCGCAGGTGGGAGGGCGGATCGCGGAGCGCGCGACGGCGCACCTCAAGGAGATTCCGCGCGACGAAGCGGCCTTCCGGCGGTTCATGAAACAGGCCTCCAACCAGATGAGCGTGGCCGTTCTGGAAACTGGCGAATTGCTCGAGCCGCTTCTGCCGCGAGCCCGCGACGCGCAGAAGATCGTCTCACAGTCGTTGCAGGCCGCGCTGGAGGTCTCCCATCGCGACAGTCTCAGCCAGTGGCTGCAGCTGTTTCGACCTGGATTTCTTTCAGAAACGCCGTGGGAGTCTCTGCAGTCCTATCCGCGTTATCTCGACGCGTTCAGCACCCGCTGGAAAAAACTGAAAGAAGGGGGCCTCGCGCGTGACCGCGAGCTCACGGCCAAGGTCGCCCTGTTCTGGAACAAGTACGTCGACATCGTCAGCAAACGCCCGACTCTGCGAACGGCGTTCGAACCGGTGCGCTGGCTGATCGAGGAATACCGCGTGTCGCTTTGGGCGCAGCAGTTGAGGACGGCCCAGCCGGTCTCCGAAAAACGCTTGCGGGATGCGTGGGAAGCGGCCATCAACGAAGTCAAATCGGGCGCCTGA